A genomic window from Salvia hispanica cultivar TCC Black 2014 chromosome 5, UniMelb_Shisp_WGS_1.0, whole genome shotgun sequence includes:
- the LOC125189814 gene encoding uncharacterized protein LOC125189814: protein MEVEIAATQANFEADPSAANRTIINKSIATYILLLKMEEDFWRQKAAMRWLAEGGDKNTKFYQSWVKQKSVCLRIHKIQANGRELIDDLENKSSAVEFFKDLLAPDAPVLAEMDPDLIRPLPHSTRLETLSDPPDADEVKRASIGADVIEAVQQFFNGAFLSRRITATSIVLIPKKALPETWADYHPISFCNVSNKIITKILTARTTPLLPLVISPNQSGFVKGQLLNDNVLLAQEMFHELYRCCPAPNVANKIDMAKAYERVQRSFLLQVLRHMGFTEAWLSLIERSIGSCWFSVLINGAPSGFIKSTRGLRQGDPISPALFVIAAEYLSKALDKVILGKRDMTFKAARRCMEINHLAYADDIIIFTQAATPALRQLRTCLTNYEAVSGQQISLAKRNFYIAEEHAGWATTIQLEGGFSLGSFPSLYLGVPIYRGAKRTEMFMFLHEKIANRISGWAHHHLSFGERLTLIKGTLEAVPIHIFHAIEPTVSALKQLDQLMACFFWGSTNERKRTHWISWDQICLPTAEGGLGIRKFKEVLRAFTIKLW, encoded by the exons ATGGAGGTGGAAATTGCGGCGACTCAAGCTAACTTTGAAGCGGATCCTTCGGCCGCCAATAGGACTATAATCAACAAATCTATTGCCACCTACATCCTTCTTCTCAAGATGGAAGAAGATTTCTGGCGGCAAAAAGCAGCTATGAGATGGCTTGCGGAGGGAGGAGACAAAAACACTAAATTTTACCAAAGTTGGGTGAAGCAGAAAAGTGTCTGCCTTCGCATCCACAAAATCCAGGCGAACGGGCGAGAACTCATAGATGACTTGGAGAATAAAAGCTCTGCAGTAGAATTCTTCAAAGACCTCCTCGCTCCCGACGCCCCGGTCCTTGCCGAAATGGATCCAGATCTGATCCGGCCACTTCCCCATTCGACTCGGCTTGAAACCCTATCCGATCCCCCCGATGCGGATGAAGTGAAGAGAGCG TCCATTGGAGCGGATGTTATCGAGGCAGTTCAGCAGTTCTTCAACGGGGCTTTTCTTTCCCGTAGAATTACGGCGACGAGCATTGTCCTTATTCCTAAGAAGGCCCTGCCGGAAACTTGGGCCGATTACCACCCTATCAGCTTTTGCAACGTGAGCAACAAAATCATTACCAAGATCCTAACGGCAAGAACCACCCCCCTCCTCCCCTTGGTCATTTCACCTAACCAAAGTGGCTTTGTGAAAGGTCAACTCCTCAATGATAATGTCCTCCTTGCCCAGGAGATGTTTCATGAACTTTATAGATGTTGTCCAGCCCCTAATGTGGCCAACAAAATTGATATGGCGAAGGCATATGAACGTGTCCAAAGGTCGTTCTTGCTGCAAGTTCTTAGGCACATGGGCTTTACGGAAGCTTGGCTTTCTCTTATTGAACGGTCCATTGGGTCATGTTGGTTCTCGGTATTGATTAATGGAGCTCCCTCGGGCTTCATCAAATCTACACGGGGGCTTAGGCAAGGCGACCCGATATCCCCGGCCCTCTTTGTGATTGCAGCGGAATACCTCTCGAAAGCCCTTGACAAGGTCATTTTGGGCAAGAGAGATATGACATTCAAGGCGGCTCGACGTTGTATGGAAATCAACCATCTTGCTTATGCCGAtgatattatcattttcacaCAGGCGGCAACACCCGCTCTGCGCCAACTTAGAACTTGCCTCACCAATTATGAGGCGGTCTCCGGTCAGCAAATTAGCCTTGCCAAGAGAAACTTTTACATCGCGGAGGAGCACGCGGGCTGGGCTACCACCATCCAGCTCGAAGGAGGATTCTCACTGGGCTCTTTCCCCTCTCTCTATCTGGGCGTCCCTATCTACCGTGGAGCTAAGCGCACAGAGATGTTTATGTTCCTTCATGAAAAGATTGCCAACAGGATTTCTGGCTGGGCCCACCATCACCTGTCCTTTGGGGAAAGGCTCACGCTCATCAAGGGCACCCTCGAAGCGGTCCCGATCCATATCTTCCACGCCATTGAGCCAACGGTCAGCGCCCTTAAACAACTTGACCAGCTCATGGCCTGCTTCTTTTGGGGGTCAACAAATGAGAGGAAAAGGACCCATTGGATTAGCTGGGATCAGATCTGCCTTCCAACTGCCGAGGGAGGGCTTGGTATACGGAAGTTCAAGGAGGTCCTCCGAGCCTTCACTATCAAACTATGGTAG